A section of the Archocentrus centrarchus isolate MPI-CPG fArcCen1 chromosome 20, fArcCen1, whole genome shotgun sequence genome encodes:
- the c8g gene encoding complement component C8 gamma chain, translated as MVGLWRCTLAVMLTCVYLWGSGDAVGGAKSRPRPQKRPPKKPKITPIDLTEPAQNIDIERMLGRWYLLNSASKCSYLINHGTKVEPTVMTITRTPTSNEMLSVSTKTRHNHQCWEILQVYHLNPGTPGRLTLKGAHPEDNIEIVIGETDYDSYAIMYYQKRGMITVKLYGKSVDNLSEPLLTKFEELAAKQNFQRAYHFPFPTYSHCGDVDQDHVINCVPTC; from the exons ATGGTTGGACTATGGCGTTGCACACTGGCAGTGATGTTAACGTGCGTGTACCTCTGGGGTTCTGGTGATGCTGTAGGGGGAGCTAAGAGTCGACCGCGACCCCAAAAACGACCTCCCAAGAAGCCAAAGATCACACCTATTGACCTGACTGAGCCTGCACAGAACATAGACATAGAGAGG ATGTTGGGAAGATGGTACCTGCTTAATTCTGCCTCCAAATGCTCTTATCTGATAAATCACGGGACCAAGGTGGAGCCAACAGTGATGACCATTACTCGTACCCCTACCTCTAATGAAATGCTGTCTGTTAGCACCAAAACAAGGCA TAATCACCAGTGTTGGGAGATATTACAGGTCTACCATCTAAATCCAGGAACCCCAGGAAGACTGACACTGAAAG GAGCTCACCCTGAGGACAATATTGAGATAGTGATTGGGGAAACAGACTATGACTCCTATGCAATCATGTACTACCAGAAACGTGGCATGATCACAGTGAAACTCTATG GCAAGTCTGTAGACAATCTGTCAGAGCCGCTGCTAACCAAGTTTGAAGAGCTTGCTGCAAAACAGAATTTTCAGCGGGCCTACCACTTCCCCTTCCCCACCTACA GTCACTGTGGTGATGTGGATCAGGATCATGTGATCA ATTGTGTTCCCACATGCTGA
- the LOC115799945 gene encoding lipocalin-like: MRNTLLRMLAALMCVLAACADVMPVKDFNMEKMAGKWYLTGFASNAQWFVNHKANMKMGTARLTPTDTGDLDLSYANLNADGSCWRMTHLARKTDTPGRFTFHSQAWNNDNDMRVVDVVYDDYAVVHTIKTKEGVSEVLNKLYRRTPDTSAVLQQKFTQFSLDSGILPENIVILPKNGECPDA; encoded by the exons ATGAGGAACACACTGCTGAGGATGCTGGCCGCCCTGATGTGTGTGCTGGCTGCCTGCGCAGACGTCATGCCTGTAAAAGACTTCAACATGGAGAAG ATGGCAGGCAAGTGGTACCTGACTGGCTTTGCTTCAAATGCTCAGTGGTTTGTGAACCACAAGGCAAACATGAAGATGGGGACAGCTCGCTTAACACCAACTGATACAGGAGACCTGGACCTCTCTTACGCCAATCTGAA tgctgaTGGCTCTTGCTGGAGAATGACTCACCTGGCTAGGAAAACTGACACTCCTGGACGCTTCACCTTCCACAGCCAGG CTTGGAACAATGACAACGACATGCGCGTTGTTGATGTTGTTTATGACGACTACGCCGTGGTCCACACCATCAAGACGAAGGAGGGAGTGTCCGAGGTCCTCAACAAGCTTTACA GACGCACTCCCGACACCAGCGCTGTCCTACAGCAGAAGTTCACACAGTTCTCTTTGGACAGCGGGATCCTCCCTGAGAACATCGTTATCCTGCCCAAGAATG GTGAGTGTCCTGATGCCTGA